In Mycobacterium gallinarum, a single window of DNA contains:
- a CDS encoding homocitrate synthase has product MSSEPAINTGPLPGAAPFATHVDGPLPRGLRQEADAMSFETFLDQYAPSTGPLRLGQWSCTDGERPATRLGPQARNYQATLAVGDRISTSSAKASGPLAALTEMLYERGIAVEMTAFHQLPAGDNTATFICGSDGGHSEWAMGLADDPTQSALRAMIACANRLLASA; this is encoded by the coding sequence ATGTCATCCGAACCCGCAATCAACACAGGGCCCTTACCGGGCGCAGCCCCGTTCGCCACTCACGTGGACGGACCTCTGCCCCGCGGTCTTCGCCAGGAGGCCGATGCAATGTCGTTCGAAACGTTCCTCGATCAGTACGCACCCAGCACGGGACCGCTGCGGCTGGGCCAGTGGTCCTGCACCGACGGTGAGCGTCCCGCGACGCGCTTGGGTCCCCAGGCGCGCAACTATCAGGCCACGCTGGCCGTCGGCGACCGCATCAGCACGTCGTCGGCGAAGGCGTCCGGACCACTTGCCGCGCTGACGGAGATGCTGTACGAGCGTGGCATCGCCGTCGAGATGACGGCCTTCCACCAACTGCCGGCCGGCGACAACACCGCGACGTTCATCTGCGGTTCCGACGGTGGGCACTCCGAGTGGGCGATGGGCCTTGCCGACGACCCGACGCAGTCGGCGTTGCGGGCCATGATCGCATGCGCAAACCGGCTCCTGGCCTCCGCCTGA
- a CDS encoding cytochrome P450 — protein MPTISTKDYLLDKAKRRLTPSITNFPGLGMVEKQLLKTDFPQKEMTSPPPGSGLKSVAGDAGLPIVGHMIEMFRGGPDYLLHIYRKYGPLYYADSPVLPAVTALGPDAAQAIYSNRNKDFNQQGWVPVIGPFFHRGLMLLDFEEHMFHRRIMQEAFVRSRLVGYQEQVDKVVSQVIANDWVTNDSRFLMYPAMKELTLDIASMVFMGHEPGTDHELVTKVNNAFTTTTRAGNAIIRTGVPPFTWWRGLQARKLLEDYFQERVRERRGKDGSDLLTVLCQTEDEDGNKFSDDDIVNHMIFLMMAAHDTSTSTATTMIYHLAKHPEWQDRCRDESDRLGDGPLDIDSLEKLESLDLVMNESIRLVTPVQWAMRQTVRDTELLGYYLPKGTNVIAYPGMNHRLEEFYPEPMKFDPLRFTEPRNEHKSHRYAFSPFGGGAHKCIGMTFGQFEVKTILHRLLRKYRLELPHKGYTTEWDYGGMPVPKDGMHIVLRPLH, from the coding sequence ATGCCCACCATCAGCACCAAGGATTACCTGCTCGACAAGGCGAAGCGGCGGTTGACTCCGTCGATCACCAACTTCCCGGGGCTGGGCATGGTCGAGAAGCAGCTGCTCAAGACCGACTTTCCACAGAAGGAGATGACGTCGCCGCCCCCGGGAAGCGGCCTCAAATCGGTGGCGGGCGATGCCGGCCTGCCGATCGTCGGCCACATGATCGAGATGTTCCGCGGCGGCCCCGACTACCTGCTGCACATCTACCGCAAATACGGCCCTCTCTACTACGCCGACTCGCCCGTCCTGCCCGCCGTCACGGCGCTCGGCCCCGATGCCGCGCAGGCCATCTACTCCAACCGAAACAAGGACTTCAATCAGCAGGGCTGGGTCCCGGTGATCGGTCCCTTCTTCCACCGCGGCCTGATGCTTCTCGACTTCGAGGAGCACATGTTCCACCGGCGGATCATGCAGGAGGCGTTCGTCCGGAGCCGGTTGGTCGGCTACCAGGAGCAGGTCGACAAGGTGGTCTCACAAGTCATCGCGAATGACTGGGTGACCAACGACTCGCGCTTCCTGATGTATCCGGCGATGAAGGAGCTCACGCTCGACATCGCCTCGATGGTGTTCATGGGTCACGAGCCAGGCACCGACCACGAACTCGTCACCAAGGTCAACAACGCGTTCACCACGACCACCCGTGCCGGCAACGCGATCATCCGCACCGGTGTGCCGCCGTTCACCTGGTGGCGCGGCCTGCAGGCACGCAAGCTTCTCGAGGACTACTTCCAGGAGCGGGTCCGGGAACGTCGCGGCAAGGACGGATCGGATCTGCTGACCGTGCTGTGTCAGACCGAGGACGAGGACGGCAACAAGTTCTCCGACGACGACATCGTCAACCACATGATCTTCCTGATGATGGCCGCACACGACACGTCGACATCGACGGCCACGACGATGATCTACCACTTGGCGAAACACCCTGAGTGGCAAGACCGTTGCCGCGACGAGTCCGACCGTCTCGGCGACGGACCACTCGACATCGACTCGCTCGAGAAGCTGGAATCCCTCGATCTGGTGATGAATGAGTCCATCCGCCTGGTGACCCCGGTGCAGTGGGCGATGCGTCAAACGGTGCGCGACACCGAACTGCTGGGCTACTACCTGCCCAAGGGCACGAACGTCATCGCCTATCCGGGGATGAACCACCGACTCGAGGAGTTCTACCCCGAGCCGATGAAGTTCGACCCGCTGCGCTTCACCGAACCCCGCAACGAGCACAAGTCGCACCGGTACGCATTCAGCCCCTTCGGCGGCGGCGCGCACAAGTGCATCGGCATGACGTTCGGCCAGTTCGAGGTGAAGACGATCCTGCACCGGCTGCTGCGCAAGTACCGGCTGGAGCTCCCGCACAAGGGCTACACGACCGAATGGGATTACGGCGGCATGCCGGTGCCCAAGGACGGTATGCACATCGTGCTGCGTCCGCTGCACTGA
- a CDS encoding TetR/AcrR family transcriptional regulator: MTAESASSEVRRSRGDRQRDAIVTAVRELLQERSFADLSVSTISERAGVARSGFYFYFDSKYAVLATIVKDAAELLDDLTHHFAPREPGEAPADFAKRMVGSAVTVYANDDPVMSACAVARNTDAEIREIMDDFYDSVVAKLITLLENDPDARPISDDLPALVRTLAAVTSFTLTHDTAFVGRGEDVARAVEIVERLWVSAFWGSGQPD, translated from the coding sequence ATGACTGCCGAGTCCGCATCGTCCGAGGTCCGTCGCAGCAGGGGTGATCGGCAGCGCGACGCGATCGTGACCGCGGTTCGTGAGCTTCTGCAAGAACGGTCGTTCGCCGATCTGTCGGTCAGCACCATCAGCGAACGCGCCGGCGTCGCCAGGTCGGGTTTCTACTTCTACTTCGATTCGAAGTACGCGGTGCTGGCGACCATCGTCAAGGACGCGGCCGAGCTGCTCGACGACCTGACTCACCATTTCGCGCCGCGTGAGCCCGGCGAGGCGCCCGCGGACTTTGCGAAGCGGATGGTCGGTAGCGCAGTCACCGTGTACGCGAACGACGATCCCGTGATGTCGGCATGCGCAGTCGCCCGCAACACCGACGCGGAGATCCGCGAGATCATGGACGACTTCTACGACAGCGTCGTGGCCAAGTTGATCACCCTGCTCGAGAATGACCCCGATGCGCGACCGATCTCCGATGACCTGCCCGCTCTCGTGCGGACGCTGGCTGCAGTGACGTCCTTTACGTTGACGCATGACACCGCATTCGTGGGCCGCGGTGAGGATGTCGCCCGCGCCGTCGAGATCGTTGAGCGGCTGTGGGTGTCCGCGTTCTGGGGCAGCGGTCAGCCCGACTAG
- a CDS encoding sulfite exporter TauE/SafE family protein, with amino-acid sequence MTWWDAAFLAAAGVLGGLTGSIAGLASVATYPALLLVGLPPVTANVTNTVAVVFNGIGSVWGSRPELEGQGPWLKRIAPVAALGGLIGAVLLLSLPAEGFEKVVPLLLAFASVAILIPARQRKDATVASHRRHTVTLVLESAAIFVICIYGGYFGAAAGVLLLAILLRAGGATLAHANAGKNVILGIANVVAAVIFVFVAPVQWSAVVPLGLGCLVGSRLGPVVVRHAPAKPIRLAIGAAGLALAVKLGFDAFG; translated from the coding sequence ATGACGTGGTGGGATGCGGCCTTTCTCGCCGCAGCAGGAGTGCTCGGCGGCCTCACCGGCAGCATCGCGGGTTTGGCCTCGGTCGCCACGTATCCCGCACTGTTGCTCGTTGGTCTGCCACCGGTGACGGCCAACGTGACCAACACGGTGGCCGTGGTGTTCAACGGCATCGGGTCGGTGTGGGGCTCGCGTCCTGAACTCGAGGGGCAGGGACCGTGGCTCAAACGCATCGCCCCGGTCGCGGCGCTGGGCGGACTAATCGGCGCCGTTCTGCTGTTGTCGCTCCCAGCCGAAGGTTTCGAGAAGGTGGTTCCCCTTCTCCTCGCATTCGCCTCGGTCGCCATCCTCATCCCGGCCCGGCAGCGCAAGGATGCGACGGTGGCAAGTCATCGAAGACACACGGTGACGTTGGTACTCGAATCAGCTGCGATCTTCGTAATTTGTATCTATGGCGGCTATTTCGGTGCGGCCGCGGGTGTTCTCCTGCTCGCGATACTGCTCCGGGCGGGCGGGGCGACGCTCGCGCACGCCAATGCGGGCAAGAACGTCATCCTCGGCATCGCCAACGTCGTCGCGGCGGTCATCTTCGTCTTCGTCGCACCGGTGCAGTGGTCGGCGGTCGTTCCACTCGGGCTGGGCTGCCTCGTGGGATCACGGCTGGGTCCCGTCGTCGTGCGTCACGCACCTGCCAAGCCGATACGGCTGGCGATCGGTGCGGCGGGACTGGCGCTGGCCGTCAAACTCGGGTTCGACGCCTTCGGCTAG